A region of the Streptomyces durocortorensis genome:
CGCGATGCGCTGTTCGCCGCAGAGGTTCAGGAACTCCTTCTGCTCGGGTGATGCGCCGATGCCGTACATGTTCTGGACGCAGACCACGGGCGCGATGGCCTGGGCCTCGGCGAGGTGGTGGGGGCGGATGTTGGACAGGCCCAGGTGACGGATGAGTCCGGCCTCGCGCAGTTCGGCGAGTGCGCCGAAGCGTTCGGCGATCGAGTCGGTGCCGACGATGCGCAGGTTCACCACGTCGAGGTGGTCGCGGCCGAGCTGGCGCAGGTTCTCCTCGACCTGGCCGCGCAGTTTCTCGGGGGTGGCATGCGGCAGCCACTGGCCTGAGGGATCGCGGCCCGGTCCGACCTTGGTGGTGATGACGAGGTCGTCTCCGTAGGGGGCCAAGGCGCGGTTGATCAGCTCGTTGGCGGAGCGCAGCGGCGAGAAGTAGAACGCGGCGGTGTCGATGTGGTTCACGCCGAGCTCGACCGCACGGCGCAGCACATGGATCGCCTGGTCACGGTCGCGGGAGACGGCGTTGGGCGCGAACGCCTCGCCGTGCTGGGGCAAACGCATCGCGCCGAAACCGATTCGGTGGACCGTCAGGTCGCCGAGTCTCCAGGTGCCCGATGTCGCTGCGGTGATCGTCTGTGAGGTCATGGCGGGATGATCTCCACTCGGTAGGCTGGCCCGCCATTCATTCACACATACCTGAATCCATTGAGGAGTGGTCGTCCTGGCAGAGTTGGCGTTCTCGACGAGCGATCTGGCGCAGGTGCGGTTTACCGTCTCGCCGATGTGGGAGGTCGCGCCCAGCTTCCGGCTGCTGACATCCGCCGCCGCACATCCAGTCCACCGGGCCTGGGCGGACCAGGTGCGCCCGCGCCTGGTGGCCGCCGGGCTGGACCGGGGCTGGCTGGCCGAGTTGATCCCGCCCACCGGCGACTACGTCCCCGACTTCCTCAACCCGGCCCCCGCCGGACCGGCCCCCAGGCCGGCGGCAGAGTGGGATGCGATCCTCGCCTCACACGCCGACCGGGTACGCCAGGACCTCGACCACCTGGCCCGCCACCAGGGGTATCTCGGCCCCCGGCTACGGACCCTGCGGGCAGACCCGCAGACCCGCCTGGCCAAGGTCGCAGAAGAGATCGCAGCGTACTGGGAACTGGCACTCGCCCCCTACTGGGCACGAATCCAGGCGGTGTTGGACACAGACATCCTCTACCGGGCCCGCATGATCGCCGAGCACGGCGCGGGCCGTCTCTTCAACGACCTGCACACCTCCGTGAGCTGGGACGACAACGGGCTACGGCTGGCCCGCCGAAAGCAGCCGCTGACCCGTAACACGGCAGGCGCAGGACTGCTGTTGATCCCCTCGGCCTTCACTGGTCCAGGACTGCGCACCCGGACGACGCCTCCGGACCCGCCTCAGCTCGCCTATCCCGCGCGCGGTGTCGGCTCACTGTGGAAGACGCGGCCCGCGCCCCGGGCCGACGCTCTCGCCGCTGTACTGGGCCGCTCGCGGACTCTGCTGCTGATCGAACTGGAGACACCGGCCTCCACCACGCAGTTGGCCCACCGCACCGGGCTGTCCCCGGCCGGGGTATCCCAATACCTCACCGCGCTACGCAACGCGGGCCTGGTCAGCGCCCACCGCGCCGGCCGCTCCGTCCTCTACGCCCGCACCACCACCGCCGAGACTCTCCTTCAAACTGCCTCCGGCTGAGGCTCCGAAAGTCCACCCCCGAAGGACTTCCGGGGCCGACCGCCAAGGTTCCCGGCCGGGAGTTCCGGTGCGCCGCGGGGCGGTCTCGCCTCCTTCACCACCGAGGTGGCCGTGCTACTCCGCGCGGTCCCTTCCGGCGCCTGGCTGGACTGGGCGGATGGCGTCGTTCCGGACCACTCCTGTGGCACGTCTCCGGCCGTCGACAGGCCACAAATGCCCTGGGTGTCGGCCCCGGCGCCGACAGAGCCGAGCTGATGCGGTACAAGTCGCCTGCGCGCGCAAGACATCACCCAGATCCCCGTCGCCCCGCGAACCAGCCGGTCCACCGTCGACCGGATCAGCCCCCGGTGGTACGTGCAGAACGCCCACCCACTCCGCACGTGCCCCATGCGCTGCGAGCGACCTCACCCCATGGCGGAAGTCCCTGACGAGAATCCATCACAGAGTCGGGCCACACGCCGGTTACGCGGTTCGACGGCGGGGGCCGATGTGTTCGCAGGGCCCGGGTCTGATCGTCGTACAACCCTGGGTCTTTCTTGATCGTCTTACCACTGCCGGTGGCGTACCAGCCACCAGGCGGGAGTGCACAGTGCCCAGTTACTGGAGAACCATGAGACCCGTCACCATCCACCCCTTCGTACGCCTCGGCGCCAGTGTCGTCGCCACCGCCGGAATCCTGCTGGCCGGCTTGTCCGCACCGGCGTCCGCCACGGAGTCCGACCAGCTGTGGATCGAGGCGCCGTACGAGACCAGCCTGCAGACAGGCGCCGAGACCGGCACCCCGGTCGATGTCGGCCTCTACCACGACAACGACAACTTCACCGTCACGGACGGGCGTCTCACCGTCGACGTCTCCGGCATCGCCGACGTGGGCGAGGTGACCTGGCCCGAGAACTGCGTACCGAGCGGGACGACCGCCGTGTGCACTGTCGCTCAGGTGCCCACGATCGGTCCGGAGTACAGCCCTCAGGTACGGCTCGATGTCCGTGCCGCCGACGGTGTCGAAGCAGGTGCCCAGGGCCGTATCACCTACGCCGCGACCGCGACGGGCGGGCCGGAGGGATCGTTGGAAGCACCCCTGGACTCCTTCGAGACGACGCTCACCGTTACCTCCGGCCCGGATCTCGTCCTGGGCGGGGTCACCCCCATCGAGAACACCGCACCGGGCACCGTCCACACGGTCCCGCTCTCGGTGACCAACAAGGGCAAGGAGCCCGCCCAGGGCTTCACCCTGGACATGACCGCCTCGTACGGGATCGGATTCGGCTCCCGCCACGACGCGTGCGCCTACACGCAGACGGGCGGTGACTACGCCCCCATGGCCCGCGCCCAGTGCGCCTTCGACCA
Encoded here:
- a CDS encoding aldo/keto reductase, with translation MTSQTITAATSGTWRLGDLTVHRIGFGAMRLPQHGEAFAPNAVSRDRDQAIHVLRRAVELGVNHIDTAAFYFSPLRSANELINRALAPYGDDLVITTKVGPGRDPSGQWLPHATPEKLRGQVEENLRQLGRDHLDVVNLRIVGTDSIAERFGALAELREAGLIRHLGLSNIRPHHLAEAQAIAPVVCVQNMYGIGASPEQKEFLNLCGEQRIAFVPFYSIAGTGREGGATTDTNSQVVAIARAHGVSTAQIRLAWTLHQGSHVLAIPGTGDLDHLAQNVAVGSLRLSEDELTALDALHQGAA
- a CDS encoding ArsR/SmtB family transcription factor, translating into MVVLAELAFSTSDLAQVRFTVSPMWEVAPSFRLLTSAAAHPVHRAWADQVRPRLVAAGLDRGWLAELIPPTGDYVPDFLNPAPAGPAPRPAAEWDAILASHADRVRQDLDHLARHQGYLGPRLRTLRADPQTRLAKVAEEIAAYWELALAPYWARIQAVLDTDILYRARMIAEHGAGRLFNDLHTSVSWDDNGLRLARRKQPLTRNTAGAGLLLIPSAFTGPGLRTRTTPPDPPQLAYPARGVGSLWKTRPAPRADALAAVLGRSRTLLLIELETPASTTQLAHRTGLSPAGVSQYLTALRNAGLVSAHRAGRSVLYARTTTAETLLQTASG
- a CDS encoding COG1361 family protein → MRPVTIHPFVRLGASVVATAGILLAGLSAPASATESDQLWIEAPYETSLQTGAETGTPVDVGLYHDNDNFTVTDGRLTVDVSGIADVGEVTWPENCVPSGTTAVCTVAQVPTIGPEYSPQVRLDVRAADGVEAGAQGRITYAATATGGPEGSLEAPLDSFETTLTVTSGPDLVLGGVTPIENTAPGTVHTVPLSVTNKGKEPAQGFTLDMTASYGIGFGSRHDACAYTQTGGDYAPMARAQCAFDQVLQPGDTVTLPQPLKISVAGHALKERLDISVQPGGGAPDSDEQDNYESLTVNVPNTADFAVRGSRVSGAAGDTVKAALTFRNKGPGWVGNLGSGDSVALVDFTVPEGVTVTRAPTACQPRTEAGGSRTGRVGAPRYICEMPYWVLENTVRTFRFDLRIDTVIPDTKGRVSLQPVITGTGFPHDPKPGNNKGWVTVNPTPTA